In Paraburkholderia phenazinium, one DNA window encodes the following:
- a CDS encoding phosphatidylserine decarboxylase translates to MNYPHPIIAREGWPFIAIAAVVALLIHAFAGFGFAWPFWLLLIFVVQFFRDPARPIPTQPNAVLCPADGRIVAVETTHDPYANREALKISVFMNVFNVHSQRSPVDGAISKVEYFPGAYLNAAVDKASLENERNALVIETASGHTVTSVQIAGLIARRILCYVRSGEPLTRGQRYGFIRFGSRVDVYLPVGSRPRVSIGEKVSASSTILAELEL, encoded by the coding sequence ATGAATTACCCTCATCCGATCATCGCGCGCGAAGGCTGGCCGTTTATCGCCATCGCGGCCGTCGTTGCGTTGTTGATCCATGCCTTCGCGGGGTTCGGCTTTGCATGGCCGTTCTGGCTGCTGCTCATCTTCGTCGTGCAGTTCTTCCGCGATCCGGCGCGTCCCATCCCCACCCAGCCCAATGCCGTGCTGTGCCCGGCCGACGGCCGCATCGTCGCCGTCGAAACCACGCATGACCCGTACGCCAACCGTGAAGCGCTGAAAATCAGCGTGTTCATGAACGTGTTCAACGTCCACTCGCAGCGCTCGCCGGTGGATGGCGCGATTTCGAAGGTCGAATATTTCCCGGGCGCGTACCTGAACGCCGCCGTGGACAAGGCTTCGCTCGAAAACGAACGCAATGCGCTGGTGATCGAAACGGCCAGCGGCCATACCGTGACCTCGGTGCAGATCGCCGGTCTGATCGCGCGCCGCATTCTTTGCTACGTGCGTTCGGGCGAGCCGCTCACGCGCGGCCAGCGTTATGGCTTTATTCGCTTCGGCTCGCGCGTCGACGTGTATCTGCCGGTGGGCAGCCGTCCGCGCGTGTCGATCGGCGAGAAGGTTTCGGCGTCGTCGACCATTCTGGCTGAACTCGAACTATAA
- the ilvC gene encoding ketol-acid reductoisomerase: MKVFYDKDADLSLIKGKQVTIIGYGSQGHAHALNLKESGVNVTVGLRKGGASWSKAENAGLQVKEVAEAVKGADVVMMLLPDEQIAEVYAKEVHANAKEGAALAFAHGFNVHYGQVIPRADLDVIMIAPKAPGHTVRGTYSQGGGVPHLIAVAQDKSGAARDIALSYAAANGGGRAGIIETNFREETETDLFGEQAVLCGGTVDLIKAGFETLVEAGYAPEMAYFECLHELKLIVDLIYEGGIANMNYSISNNAEYGEYVTGPKIVTAETKKAMKQVLTDIQTGEYAKSFIIENKAGAPTLQSRRRLTAEHQIETVGAKLRAMMPWIAKNKLVDQSKN, translated from the coding sequence ATGAAAGTTTTCTACGACAAGGACGCCGACCTCTCCCTCATCAAGGGCAAGCAAGTCACCATCATCGGCTATGGCTCGCAAGGCCATGCTCACGCGCTGAACCTGAAGGAAAGCGGCGTGAACGTGACGGTCGGCCTGCGTAAGGGCGGCGCTTCGTGGAGCAAGGCTGAGAACGCCGGCCTGCAAGTCAAGGAAGTGGCTGAAGCCGTGAAGGGCGCGGACGTCGTCATGATGCTGCTGCCGGACGAGCAGATCGCCGAAGTCTATGCCAAGGAAGTGCACGCCAACGCCAAGGAGGGCGCGGCTCTCGCCTTCGCGCACGGTTTCAACGTGCACTACGGCCAGGTCATTCCGCGTGCCGACCTCGACGTCATCATGATCGCGCCGAAGGCGCCGGGCCACACGGTGCGCGGCACCTACTCGCAAGGTGGCGGCGTGCCCCACCTGATCGCCGTTGCGCAAGACAAGTCGGGCGCAGCGCGCGACATCGCCCTGTCGTACGCGGCAGCGAACGGCGGCGGCCGTGCCGGCATCATCGAAACCAACTTCCGCGAAGAAACCGAAACCGACCTGTTCGGCGAACAAGCCGTGCTGTGCGGCGGTACGGTCGACCTGATCAAGGCCGGCTTCGAAACGCTGGTGGAAGCGGGCTACGCACCGGAAATGGCGTACTTCGAGTGCCTGCACGAACTGAAGCTGATCGTCGACCTGATCTATGAAGGCGGCATCGCCAACATGAACTACTCGATCTCGAACAACGCCGAATACGGCGAGTACGTGACGGGTCCGAAGATCGTGACGGCCGAAACGAAGAAGGCGATGAAGCAGGTGCTGACCGACATCCAGACCGGTGAGTACGCCAAGAGCTTCATCATCGAAAACAAGGCTGGCGCACCGACGCTGCAGTCGCGCCGCCGCCTGACGGCTGAACACCAGATCGAAACGGTCGGTGCGAAGCTGCGCGCGATGATGCCGTGGATCGCCAAGAACAAGCTGGTCGACCAGTCGAAGAACTAA
- the ilvN gene encoding acetolactate synthase small subunit — MRHIISVLLENEPGALSRVVGLFSARGYNIETLTVAPTEDHSLSRMTIVSIGSDDVIEQITKHLNRLIEVVKVVDLTEGAHIERELMLIKVRAVGKEREEMKRMSDIFRGRIIDVTEKTYTIELTGASDKLDAFIEGLDATAILETVRTGSSGIGRGERILKV; from the coding sequence ATGAGACACATTATTTCCGTCCTGCTGGAAAACGAACCGGGCGCGCTCTCGCGCGTGGTCGGTCTGTTCTCCGCTCGCGGGTACAACATTGAAACCTTGACGGTGGCCCCGACCGAAGACCATTCGCTGTCGCGCATGACCATCGTTTCCATTGGCTCGGACGACGTGATCGAACAGATCACGAAGCATTTGAACCGCCTGATCGAGGTGGTGAAAGTGGTCGACCTTACCGAGGGCGCCCATATCGAGCGCGAGCTGATGTTGATCAAGGTAAGGGCGGTCGGCAAGGAGCGTGAGGAAATGAAACGGATGTCGGATATCTTCCGCGGCCGCATCATCGACGTCACCGAAAAGACCTATACGATCGAACTGACCGGCGCGAGCGACAAGCTCGATGCCTTCATTGAAGGGCTCGACGCCACCGCGATTCTCGAAACGGTCCGCACGGGCAGCTCGGGGATCGGCCGCGGCGAACGCATTCTGAAGGTTTGA
- a CDS encoding acetolactate synthase 3 catalytic subunit: MNMPSAEFSTSDTTSHRETDSIGATVLMRALADEDVEFVWGYPGGSVLYIYDELYKQDKFQHILVRHEQAAVHAADAYARSTGKVGVCLVTSGPGVTNAVTGIATAYMDSIPLVVISGQVPTAAIGQDAFQECDTVGITRPCVKHNFLVKDVRDLAATVKKAFYIARTGRPGPVLIDIPKDVSKTPCQYEPLKSVSLRSYNPVTKGHSGQIRKAVSLLLGAKRPYIYTGGGIILADAARELNQFADLLGYPVTNTLMGLGGYRASDRKFLGMLGMHGTYEANMAMQHCDVLIAIGARFDDRVIGDPAHFSSVPRKIIHIDIDPSSISKRVKVDIPIVGDVKEVLKELIEQLQTAEHGPDTAALADWWKDIEAWRAKDCLKFDRKSDIIKPQYVVEKAYELTDGNAFVCSDVGQHQMWAAQFYRFNKPRRWINSGGLGTMGFGLPAAMGVKMAHPDDDVLCITGEGSIQMCIQELSTCKQYETPIKIISLNNRYLGMVRQWQQIEYSKRYSHSYMDALPDFVKLAEAYGHVGMRIEKTADVEPALKEALRLKDRTVFLDFQTDPTENVWPMVQAGKGITEMLLGSEDL; this comes from the coding sequence ATGAATATGCCCAGCGCGGAATTCTCCACGTCGGATACGACTTCCCATCGCGAAACTGACTCTATCGGCGCCACCGTGCTCATGCGCGCATTGGCTGACGAAGACGTCGAGTTTGTGTGGGGCTATCCCGGCGGCTCGGTACTCTACATCTACGACGAGCTGTACAAGCAGGACAAATTCCAGCACATCCTCGTGCGCCACGAACAAGCCGCAGTCCATGCCGCTGACGCCTATGCGCGCTCAACGGGCAAGGTCGGCGTGTGTCTCGTGACCTCCGGCCCCGGCGTCACCAATGCGGTGACCGGCATCGCCACCGCCTATATGGATTCAATTCCTCTGGTGGTGATCAGCGGCCAGGTGCCGACGGCCGCCATCGGCCAGGATGCGTTCCAGGAGTGCGATACGGTCGGCATCACGCGTCCCTGCGTGAAGCACAACTTCCTCGTGAAGGACGTGCGCGACCTCGCCGCTACCGTTAAAAAAGCGTTCTACATCGCCCGTACCGGCCGGCCCGGCCCAGTGCTGATCGACATTCCGAAAGACGTGTCGAAGACGCCTTGCCAGTACGAACCGCTGAAGAGCGTTTCGCTGCGTTCGTATAACCCGGTCACGAAGGGTCACTCCGGCCAGATCCGCAAGGCTGTGTCCTTGCTGCTCGGCGCGAAGCGTCCGTATATCTACACCGGCGGCGGCATCATCCTCGCAGATGCGGCGCGCGAGCTGAACCAGTTCGCCGATCTGCTCGGCTACCCCGTCACGAATACGCTGATGGGGCTGGGCGGCTATCGCGCGAGCGACAGGAAATTCCTCGGCATGCTCGGCATGCACGGTACGTACGAAGCCAACATGGCCATGCAGCACTGCGACGTGCTGATCGCCATCGGTGCGCGCTTTGACGACCGCGTGATCGGCGACCCGGCGCATTTCTCGTCGGTGCCGCGCAAGATCATCCACATCGACATCGATCCCTCCTCCATTTCCAAGCGCGTCAAGGTCGACATTCCGATCGTCGGCGACGTCAAGGAAGTGCTGAAGGAGCTGATCGAGCAGTTGCAGACGGCCGAGCATGGCCCGGACACCGCGGCGCTCGCCGACTGGTGGAAGGACATCGAAGCCTGGCGCGCCAAAGACTGCCTGAAGTTCGACCGCAAGAGCGACATCATCAAGCCGCAGTACGTGGTGGAAAAGGCGTATGAACTGACCGACGGCAATGCCTTCGTGTGTTCGGACGTCGGCCAGCACCAGATGTGGGCGGCGCAGTTCTATCGCTTCAACAAGCCGCGCCGCTGGATCAACTCCGGCGGTCTCGGCACGATGGGCTTCGGCCTGCCGGCGGCGATGGGCGTGAAGATGGCGCACCCGGACGACGACGTGCTCTGCATCACGGGCGAAGGCTCGATCCAGATGTGCATCCAGGAGCTCTCGACCTGCAAGCAGTACGAAACGCCGATCAAGATCATTTCGCTGAACAACCGCTATCTGGGCATGGTGCGCCAGTGGCAGCAGATCGAATACAGCAAGCGCTATTCGCATTCGTACATGGATGCGCTGCCGGATTTCGTGAAGCTCGCCGAGGCTTACGGCCACGTCGGCATGCGCATCGAGAAGACGGCGGATGTCGAGCCGGCGCTGAAAGAAGCGCTGCGCCTGAAGGATCGCACGGTGTTTCTCGACTTTCAGACCGATCCGACCGAAAACGTCTGGCCGATGGTTCAGGCCGGCAAGGGCATCACGGAGATGCTGCTCGGTTCGGAAGATCTATAA
- a CDS encoding RNA polymerase sigma factor — MASDKELADFLAGVERRAFKQTVYAVRDDDASLDIVQDAMIKLAEKYGDRPAAELPLLFQRILQNAMHDYFRRQKVRNTWVSLFSSLGNADDDEFDPLETFEAQEGSVGAESSEQKLEREQVLQLIDDEIQKLPARQREAFLMRYWEDMDVAETAAAMGCSEGSVKTHCSRATHTLAQALKAKGITL, encoded by the coding sequence ATGGCATCAGACAAGGAACTCGCCGATTTTCTGGCGGGCGTCGAAAGGCGCGCGTTCAAGCAGACGGTCTACGCCGTGCGGGACGACGACGCCTCGCTCGACATCGTGCAGGACGCGATGATCAAGCTCGCCGAAAAATATGGCGACCGTCCAGCAGCCGAACTGCCGCTGCTGTTTCAGCGTATTCTGCAGAATGCGATGCACGACTATTTTCGTCGGCAGAAAGTACGCAATACCTGGGTTAGTCTGTTCTCCTCGCTCGGCAACGCCGACGACGACGAATTCGACCCTTTGGAGACATTCGAGGCACAAGAAGGCTCGGTAGGCGCCGAGAGTAGCGAGCAGAAGCTGGAGCGCGAACAAGTCTTACAGTTGATTGACGACGAGATCCAAAAATTACCGGCACGTCAACGGGAGGCGTTTCTCATGCGTTATTGGGAAGATATGGATGTCGCCGAGACTGCTGCCGCAATGGGCTGCTCCGAAGGCAGTGTGAAGACGCACTGCTCGCGAGCCACTCATACGCTGGCGCAAGCGCTCAAGGCCAAAGGAATCACGCTATGA
- a CDS encoding DUF3619 family protein: MSSSLDTKELEFARQVRRALDENAASLSPATVDRLAVARRAALARKKPEPVTAPVFVPAFAGAAGALSGMPQAEVPHRRRSPLRRFALAWPLAALVISLVAIAYWEDQQRTAELADIDAAMLSDDLPLNAYLDHGFNAYLSRAH, translated from the coding sequence ATGAGCTCCTCTCTCGATACGAAAGAACTTGAGTTCGCGAGGCAAGTCCGCCGCGCGCTCGACGAAAATGCCGCCAGTCTTTCTCCCGCCACCGTCGACCGGCTCGCCGTGGCACGCCGCGCCGCGCTGGCCCGCAAAAAGCCCGAGCCGGTGACTGCGCCCGTGTTCGTGCCGGCCTTTGCCGGCGCCGCCGGGGCGCTGTCCGGCATGCCGCAAGCCGAGGTCCCGCACCGCCGCCGTTCGCCGCTGCGCCGCTTTGCGCTCGCCTGGCCGCTGGCCGCGCTGGTGATCAGCCTGGTGGCGATCGCCTACTGGGAAGACCAGCAACGCACTGCCGAACTCGCCGATATTGACGCCGCCATGCTGAGCGACGATCTGCCGCTCAACGCATATCTCGATCACGGCTTCAACGCGTATCTTTCGCGCGCGCATTGA
- a CDS encoding DUF3106 domain-containing protein, with amino-acid sequence MSYKRGLAVVFGCAIAALVSFAATYPRFYPSASSVAVPAGGAPAKAAVPALGVELPGLPSTSPLSWSHLTDAEHIALAPFAGVWDTFSDERKRKWIKIASRYSKLTTEQQKGLHDRMTEWVRLTPDQRRVARENYQVSKELPREARQKAWKAYQQLPEEQKEKLAASERKHRPTVVSAPPSGRTELKDIERLVSGRERAASGAVTTANASGTGAALPGGPATPSSGSVAPATPTPAAPPATESIYNGS; translated from the coding sequence GTGAGTTACAAGCGCGGCCTCGCCGTTGTTTTCGGATGCGCAATCGCGGCCCTCGTGTCGTTTGCCGCGACGTATCCGCGCTTCTACCCGAGCGCCTCGTCCGTTGCGGTCCCTGCCGGCGGCGCGCCTGCCAAGGCCGCCGTGCCGGCGCTCGGCGTCGAACTGCCGGGCCTGCCCAGCACCAGCCCCCTCTCCTGGTCGCACCTCACTGACGCCGAGCACATCGCGCTCGCGCCGTTTGCCGGCGTCTGGGATACCTTCAGCGACGAACGTAAGCGAAAATGGATCAAGATCGCCTCACGTTACTCGAAGTTGACGACTGAACAGCAAAAGGGCCTGCACGACCGCATGACCGAATGGGTCCGCCTGACGCCGGATCAGCGCCGGGTCGCCCGCGAGAATTACCAGGTCTCGAAGGAACTGCCGCGCGAAGCGCGCCAGAAGGCCTGGAAAGCCTATCAGCAGCTACCGGAAGAGCAGAAAGAGAAGCTGGCCGCGAGCGAGCGCAAGCACCGGCCCACGGTCGTCAGCGCGCCGCCGTCCGGCAGAACCGAGCTGAAGGATATCGAACGTCTCGTCAGTGGGCGCGAGCGCGCAGCCAGCGGCGCGGTCACCACGGCCAACGCGTCGGGCACCGGCGCCGCGCTGCCGGGCGGGCCGGCGACGCCCTCCTCCGGCAGCGTTGCACCCGCCACGCCGACGCCGGCCGCGCCGCCGGCAACCGAATCGATCTACAACGGCTCCTGA
- a CDS encoding RDD family protein — MNVPTAPNVPDPLATPQPPANALPATPSIRRRLATMLYEGVILFGVVFLAGYLFSTLTQQRNGLTHHNLLAAWIGFVVGLYFVWFWTHSGQTLPMKTWRLRVVAANGTPLSTPRAIARYVLAWLWFLPPLALHPLLGLSVPHTLLIAAAWFVLWAATGRLDANRQFLHDRLAGTRIIAVAG; from the coding sequence ATGAACGTGCCCACCGCGCCCAACGTGCCCGATCCGCTCGCCACACCCCAACCTCCCGCTAATGCACTGCCTGCTACGCCGTCGATACGCCGCCGGCTGGCGACGATGCTCTACGAAGGCGTGATCCTGTTCGGCGTGGTGTTCCTTGCCGGCTACCTGTTCAGCACGCTGACGCAGCAGCGCAATGGGTTGACCCACCACAATCTGCTGGCCGCATGGATCGGTTTCGTGGTCGGCCTGTATTTTGTGTGGTTCTGGACCCACAGTGGCCAGACCCTGCCCATGAAAACCTGGCGGCTGCGCGTGGTCGCCGCAAACGGCACGCCGCTCTCCACGCCGCGCGCAATTGCGCGCTACGTGCTGGCGTGGCTATGGTTTCTGCCGCCGCTCGCGCTGCATCCGCTGCTTGGACTTTCGGTGCCGCACACGCTCCTGATTGCCGCCGCCTGGTTCGTGCTGTGGGCCGCGACAGGCCGACTGGACGCCAACCGGCAGTTCCTGCACGACCGGCTGGCCGGCACCCGGATCATCGCCGTAGCCGGCTGA
- a CDS encoding UDP-2,3-diacylglucosamine diphosphatase, with protein sequence MDPNTSATSLFRQTGPSVDPVAFRPDSASFGAGLPLPLPPLSSDPQPGRHDDDHEEPHRYRTIWLSDIHLGSSGCQAPYLLDFLRHNDSEYLYLVGDIIDGWQLKKGWYWPQAHNDVVQKILRKARKGTQVVYIPGNHDEAARQFCDLAFGDIHVRGEAFHTTLAGKRLWIVHGDLFDGVIQHAKWLAYLGDSLYTLILVLNRWFNRIRSRLGFQYWSLSQYLKHQVKNAVNFISSFERVMTDEARRRGCDGVVCGHIHKAEIRDIDGVLYCNDGDWVESLSALVETFEGELKVIYWTVMRSPEVSAQKARATTA encoded by the coding sequence ATGGACCCCAACACGTCCGCGACTTCCTTGTTCCGCCAGACTGGCCCGAGCGTCGACCCCGTCGCTTTCCGGCCGGACTCCGCCTCCTTCGGCGCCGGCCTGCCGCTGCCCCTGCCGCCGCTCTCCTCGGACCCGCAACCCGGCCGTCACGACGACGATCACGAGGAGCCGCATCGCTACCGCACGATCTGGCTGTCCGACATCCACCTCGGCTCGAGCGGCTGCCAGGCGCCGTACCTGCTCGACTTCCTGCGCCACAACGACTCGGAGTATCTGTACCTGGTCGGCGACATCATCGACGGCTGGCAGTTGAAGAAGGGCTGGTACTGGCCGCAGGCGCACAACGACGTGGTGCAGAAGATCCTGCGCAAGGCCCGCAAGGGCACCCAGGTCGTCTACATCCCCGGCAATCACGACGAAGCGGCGCGCCAGTTCTGCGATCTCGCCTTCGGCGACATCCATGTGCGCGGCGAAGCCTTCCACACCACGCTCGCCGGCAAGCGCCTGTGGATCGTGCACGGCGACCTGTTCGACGGCGTGATCCAGCATGCCAAGTGGCTCGCCTACCTCGGCGACAGCCTCTACACGCTGATTCTCGTGCTGAACCGCTGGTTCAACCGGATCCGCAGCCGCCTCGGCTTCCAGTACTGGTCGCTGTCGCAGTACCTCAAGCATCAGGTGAAGAACGCGGTGAATTTCATCTCCTCGTTCGAACGCGTGATGACCGACGAAGCCCGCCGCCGCGGTTGCGACGGCGTGGTCTGCGGCCACATCCACAAAGCCGAGATTCGCGATATCGACGGCGTGCTGTACTGCAACGACGGCGACTGGGTCGAAAGCCTGTCGGCGCTCGTCGAAACCTTCGAAGGTGAACTCAAGGTGATCTACTGGACCGTGATGCGCTCGCCTGAAGTCAGCGCGCAAAAGGCCCGGGCGACCACCGCCTGA
- a CDS encoding glycosyltransferase family 4 protein → MKIMIVTDAWEPQVNGVVRTLKNTTRELTALGHRVDLLTPLEFKTIPCPTYPEIRLSLFPKRKLHERIDGFAPDALHIATEGPLGMAARAYAIKHKLPFTTAYHTRFPEYVQARFGIPLAATYKFLHWFHKASLAVMAPTPVVKTDLEKFGFTNVVLWTRGVDLDIFHQMDSKVLNTARPIFLYVGRVAVEKNVEAFLKLDLPGSKWVAGEGPALAELKSRYPQANYLGVLTQAELAKVYAAADVFVFPSRTDTFGLVLLEALACGTPVAAYPVTGPIDVLGDGGAGAMHEDLREACLEALKIDRNHARAWAERFSWTAASEQFAAHLKPLPRPTFSEESAAA, encoded by the coding sequence ATGAAGATCATGATCGTCACCGATGCATGGGAGCCGCAGGTCAACGGCGTGGTCCGCACGCTGAAGAACACGACCCGCGAACTCACCGCGCTTGGCCACCGTGTCGACCTGTTGACGCCGCTCGAATTCAAGACGATTCCGTGCCCGACCTACCCTGAGATCCGCCTGTCGCTGTTCCCGAAGCGCAAGCTGCACGAGCGCATCGACGGCTTCGCGCCGGACGCGCTGCACATCGCCACCGAAGGCCCGCTCGGCATGGCCGCGCGCGCTTACGCGATCAAGCACAAGCTGCCGTTCACGACCGCCTATCACACGCGCTTTCCGGAATACGTGCAGGCGCGCTTCGGCATTCCGCTCGCCGCCACCTACAAATTCCTGCACTGGTTCCACAAGGCCTCGCTCGCCGTGATGGCGCCGACGCCGGTCGTCAAGACCGATCTCGAGAAGTTCGGCTTCACGAATGTGGTGCTGTGGACGCGCGGCGTCGACCTTGATATCTTCCACCAGATGGACTCCAAGGTGCTCAACACGGCGCGGCCCATCTTCCTCTACGTCGGACGTGTGGCGGTGGAGAAGAACGTCGAAGCCTTTCTCAAGCTGGACCTGCCCGGCTCCAAGTGGGTCGCCGGCGAAGGCCCGGCGCTCGCCGAGCTGAAGTCGCGCTATCCGCAGGCGAACTATCTGGGCGTGCTGACGCAAGCGGAACTGGCCAAGGTGTACGCCGCCGCTGACGTATTCGTGTTCCCGAGCCGCACCGACACCTTCGGCCTCGTGCTGCTCGAGGCGCTCGCCTGCGGCACGCCGGTCGCCGCCTACCCGGTCACCGGCCCGATCGACGTGCTGGGTGACGGCGGCGCCGGCGCCATGCACGAAGACCTGCGCGAAGCCTGCCTCGAAGCGCTGAAAATCGACCGCAACCACGCTCGCGCGTGGGCCGAGCGCTTCTCGTGGACGGCCGCCTCCGAGCAGTTCGCCGCCCATCTGAAGCCGCTGCCGCGGCCCACCTTCAGCGAGGAAAGCGCGGCCGCGTGA
- a CDS encoding diacylglycerol kinase has translation MRARTSSVRRAPHGALRSVETDASSIEPFDDVHESGAAQPAAGTSEGLASPAPVVHTGQARQPQAVPASRHGAAADSHADAHEPLGPDDPLAPLPFNPYKGNRGITRAWHALKNSLAGFQVAIREESAFRQELTLAAILVPCGVIVPVDPVSRVLLLGSVLLVLIVELLNSSVEAAIDRISLERHELSRRAKDLGSAAVMVALGMCLMTWGLIVGPLVLHWVRGWL, from the coding sequence ATGCGAGCAAGAACTTCCAGCGTTCGACGCGCACCGCACGGCGCGCTGCGTTCGGTCGAAACGGACGCCAGCAGCATCGAGCCGTTCGACGACGTGCACGAATCCGGTGCAGCGCAGCCGGCAGCCGGCACGTCGGAGGGCCTGGCGTCGCCGGCGCCGGTCGTGCATACCGGGCAGGCACGGCAGCCGCAAGCCGTGCCGGCTTCGCGCCACGGTGCGGCCGCCGACTCGCACGCCGACGCCCATGAGCCGCTCGGCCCCGACGACCCCCTCGCGCCGCTGCCGTTCAATCCCTACAAGGGCAATCGCGGCATCACGCGCGCCTGGCACGCGCTGAAAAATTCGCTGGCGGGCTTTCAGGTCGCGATTCGCGAAGAAAGCGCGTTTCGCCAGGAGTTGACGCTCGCGGCCATCCTCGTGCCCTGCGGCGTGATCGTGCCGGTCGATCCCGTCAGCCGCGTGCTGCTGCTCGGCTCGGTGCTGCTGGTGTTGATCGTCGAACTGCTGAATTCGAGCGTGGAAGCGGCGATCGACCGTATCTCGCTCGAACGCCATGAATTGTCGCGGCGCGCCAAGGATCTCGGCAGCGCGGCAGTGATGGTCGCCCTGGGGATGTGCCTGATGACGTGGGGGCTGATCGTCGGCCCGCTGGTGCTGCATTGGGTCAGAGGCTGGCTGTAG
- a CDS encoding TetR/AcrR family transcriptional regulator: protein MEAKPPRRTRERILELSLKLFNEIGEPNVTTTTIAEEMEISPGNLYYHFRNKDDIINSIFSQFEQEIEKRLRFPDDHRATIDEMWSYLQYMVDFTWRYRFLYRDLNDLLARNRTLETHFKQIISHKVRFASQFCEQLVADGEMVATPDELHVIATNVGVIGTYWLSYQFVMNPRKYNEQEAIRAELHQVSVQIVSLMAPYLRGRSRELFDDLISGKLPKREFYDYLPPKEGAAPRNEPKDV, encoded by the coding sequence ATGGAAGCCAAACCTCCCCGCCGCACCCGCGAACGGATTCTCGAACTGTCGTTGAAGCTTTTCAACGAAATCGGCGAACCGAACGTCACGACGACGACGATCGCCGAGGAAATGGAAATCAGTCCGGGCAATCTGTACTACCACTTCCGCAACAAAGACGACATCATCAACAGCATCTTCAGCCAGTTCGAGCAGGAGATCGAAAAGCGTCTGCGTTTCCCGGACGATCATCGCGCGACGATCGACGAAATGTGGTCCTACCTGCAGTACATGGTCGATTTCACGTGGCGGTACCGCTTCCTGTATCGCGACCTGAACGATCTGCTGGCGCGCAATCGCACGCTCGAGACGCACTTCAAGCAGATCATCAGCCACAAAGTGCGCTTTGCCAGCCAGTTCTGCGAGCAACTCGTCGCGGACGGCGAAATGGTGGCGACGCCGGACGAACTGCACGTGATCGCCACCAACGTGGGCGTGATCGGCACCTACTGGCTGTCGTACCAGTTCGTCATGAATCCGCGCAAGTACAACGAGCAGGAAGCGATCCGCGCCGAACTGCATCAGGTCAGCGTGCAGATCGTCTCGCTGATGGCGCCGTACCTGCGTGGCCGCTCGCGGGAACTGTTCGACGACCTGATCTCCGGCAAGCTGCCCAAGCGCGAGTTCTACGACTACCTGCCGCCCAAGGAAGGCGCTGCGCCGCGTAACGAACCGAAGGACGTCTGA
- a CDS encoding TIGR00730 family Rossman fold protein, giving the protein MKSVCVYCGSSYGAKPIYAEAARGFGQALVEAGIALVYGGGKVGLMGAIADAVMAAGGRAIGVIPELLVNKEVGHNGLTELHVVPDMHQRKKMMADLSDAFVAMPGGAGTFEELFEVYTWAQLGYHQKPVALLNIDGYYDPLIAMLAHTVEEGFMRQTYFDILQVDANPASLIARLKAYQPPQQDKWADNREAV; this is encoded by the coding sequence ATGAAGTCGGTGTGCGTGTACTGCGGCTCCTCCTACGGGGCCAAGCCCATTTATGCCGAAGCCGCTCGCGGCTTCGGACAGGCGCTGGTCGAGGCCGGCATCGCCCTCGTCTACGGCGGCGGCAAGGTCGGCCTGATGGGCGCGATCGCCGACGCAGTGATGGCGGCCGGCGGCCGTGCCATCGGCGTGATTCCCGAGCTGCTCGTCAACAAGGAAGTCGGCCATAACGGCCTGACCGAATTGCACGTGGTGCCCGACATGCATCAGCGCAAGAAGATGATGGCGGATCTCTCGGACGCGTTCGTCGCGATGCCGGGCGGCGCCGGCACCTTCGAGGAGCTGTTCGAGGTCTATACGTGGGCGCAGCTCGGTTATCACCAGAAGCCGGTGGCGCTGCTCAACATTGACGGCTACTACGATCCGCTGATTGCGATGCTCGCCCATACGGTCGAGGAAGGCTTCATGCGCCAGACCTACTTCGACATCCTGCAGGTCGATGCCAATCCCGCAAGCTTGATCGCAAGACTCAAGGCTTACCAGCCGCCGCAGCAAGACAAGTGGGCCGATAACCGCGAAGCGGTTTGA